One segment of Pleomorphomonas sp. PLEO DNA contains the following:
- a CDS encoding TRAP transporter substrate-binding protein, translating to MIRLLVIAGLALTASLATFAFANGATVIHVASTFPMSMPLFSEATGRLSEEVDSLTDGEVKLVFHVPGDLAPTSDTMDRVSAGKIEAAWSTAGQFAGHDSAFELLSSIPFGPDTVEYMAWLFEGGGLTLSRDLFSSYGIYNVPCMVLPPEGAGWFSKEIRSADDLKGLKIRFFGLGGRVLARLGANVVQISPSDIVDAIKKGDIEAAEYSLPSMDLTLGLQNVAKYYYFPGWHQPSTLFELYFSDATWRALTTKQQETIETVCAAVMRDTIGRAEKMQMDALDDIKKRGIKLRRWSPDLLLTFEAAWRSVADEEMATSPRFAEIYKSYERFHTNYGFWKRFSYLH from the coding sequence ATGATCAGACTGTTGGTGATCGCTGGACTGGCATTAACCGCCAGCCTCGCGACGTTTGCATTTGCAAACGGCGCAACAGTGATCCACGTCGCCAGCACTTTCCCCATGTCGATGCCGCTATTCTCCGAAGCGACGGGCCGCCTGAGCGAAGAAGTGGACAGCCTGACCGACGGCGAAGTCAAACTTGTGTTTCACGTCCCGGGCGACTTGGCGCCGACCTCCGATACAATGGATCGCGTTAGCGCCGGCAAGATCGAGGCCGCTTGGTCGACAGCAGGCCAATTCGCCGGACACGACAGCGCATTCGAACTGCTGAGTTCCATTCCCTTCGGGCCGGATACCGTCGAATACATGGCCTGGCTGTTCGAGGGGGGCGGACTTACCCTATCTCGTGATCTATTCTCAAGTTACGGCATCTATAACGTACCTTGCATGGTGCTTCCGCCAGAAGGGGCCGGTTGGTTTTCGAAGGAAATCCGCAGCGCTGACGACCTGAAGGGTCTGAAAATCCGATTCTTCGGCCTCGGCGGTCGAGTTCTTGCCCGGCTCGGCGCCAACGTGGTGCAAATATCGCCCAGCGATATCGTTGATGCCATTAAAAAAGGCGACATCGAAGCGGCCGAATACTCGCTTCCGTCCATGGACTTGACGCTTGGCCTTCAAAATGTTGCAAAATACTATTATTTTCCAGGTTGGCATCAACCCTCTACCCTCTTCGAGCTTTACTTCAGCGACGCGACATGGCGCGCGCTGACGACAAAGCAGCAGGAGACGATTGAAACTGTCTGCGCCGCGGTCATGCGCGACACTATTGGCCGGGCAGAAAAGATGCAGATGGACGCGCTTGATGACATCAAGAAGCGAGGCATCAAGCTCCGTCGATGGTCACCCGATCTCCTGCTTACTTTCGAAGCCGCGTGGAGATCTGTCGCTGACGAGGAGATGGCAACCAGCCCGAGATTCGCGGAGATTTATAAGTCTTACGAGCGGTTTCATACCAACTACGGATTTTGGAAGCGTTTCAGTTATCTTCACTGA
- the glpX gene encoding class II fructose-bisphosphatase: MSQKFSNSLDRILTLEVVRVTERTAMAAARQRGHGDERAADQAAVDAMRSELNQLPVQGTIMIGEGERDEAPMLYIGEEVGTGKGPRVDIAVDPLEGTSMCAKNQTNSLACIAIAEQGGLLNAPDVYMDKIAIGPGFPAGVVDLDATPTENIRALAKAKGVPVSAITACILDRPRHARLIDEVRGLGASIRLIGDGDIAGIIQTTDSEETSIDIYLGVGGAPEGVLAAAALRCLGGQMQGRLMINRPDQIERARRMGIEDVTKKYSMEEMAQGDVLFAATGVTKGNLLDGVRFKGGKIITDTVVMRSWTGTVRRIKAEHIDRDKVDAI, translated from the coding sequence ATGTCGCAAAAGTTCTCCAATTCTCTTGATCGTATTCTAACCCTGGAGGTTGTTCGGGTTACCGAACGTACGGCCATGGCCGCCGCCCGTCAGCGGGGTCATGGAGACGAGCGCGCTGCCGATCAGGCGGCCGTCGACGCCATGCGATCCGAGCTTAACCAGTTGCCTGTTCAGGGCACGATCATGATCGGCGAGGGAGAGCGCGACGAAGCGCCGATGCTCTACATCGGCGAAGAAGTGGGCACCGGAAAGGGGCCACGGGTCGACATCGCCGTCGACCCGCTCGAAGGCACATCGATGTGTGCCAAGAACCAGACCAATTCTCTAGCGTGCATAGCGATCGCCGAGCAGGGTGGGTTGCTGAACGCGCCGGACGTCTACATGGACAAGATCGCCATCGGCCCCGGATTTCCGGCTGGCGTGGTCGATCTCGATGCCACGCCGACTGAAAACATCAGGGCCCTGGCCAAAGCCAAGGGCGTGCCGGTATCGGCGATCACGGCTTGCATCCTCGACCGGCCGCGCCATGCCCGGTTGATCGACGAGGTGCGTGGGCTTGGAGCTTCCATTCGCCTGATCGGTGATGGTGATATCGCCGGCATCATCCAGACCACCGACTCCGAGGAGACCAGCATCGACATCTATCTTGGTGTCGGTGGGGCACCGGAGGGCGTGCTCGCGGCGGCGGCGTTGCGCTGCCTCGGCGGCCAGATGCAGGGACGGCTGATGATCAACCGCCCCGATCAGATCGAGCGTGCTCGACGCATGGGCATCGAGGACGTCACCAAGAAGTACAGCATGGAAGAGATGGCGCAGGGCGACGTGCTGTTTGCCGCCACCGGCGTCACCAAGGGCAATCTGCTCGACGGCGTGCGCTTCAAGGGTGGCAAAATCATTACCGACACGGTGGTCATGCGTTCCTGGACGGGCACGGTCCGTCGCATCAAGGCCGAGCACATCGACCGCGATAAGGTCGACGCCATCTGA
- a CDS encoding MBL fold metallo-hydrolase: MTERMRFTVLGCGASPGVPRIGNDWGACDPKEPRNRRLRSSLMVERFSADGGITRIIVDTGPDFREQVLRADVGEADAVLYTHSHADHIHGIDELRQFFHNSGHRVPIYADEETATRLKEAFGYCFETPLGSGYPPIVTEHRVVAGEAFSIEGKGGSIEVMPYVQTHGDINSIGYRFGALAYSSDVSSIPDESWPLIDGIDVFIVDALRYRPHVSHFSVDQAIEAGHRTGAKLIVLTHMHHDLDYRTLVADLPAGVVPSFDGMVLEAGKVVDPAA; encoded by the coding sequence ATGACCGAACGCATGCGTTTCACCGTCCTCGGCTGCGGCGCCTCGCCTGGCGTGCCGCGCATCGGCAACGATTGGGGCGCTTGCGATCCCAAAGAGCCGCGCAACCGGCGTCTACGGTCGTCGCTGATGGTCGAGCGGTTCAGCGCGGACGGTGGGATCACCCGCATTATTGTCGACACCGGCCCGGATTTTCGCGAGCAGGTTCTGCGAGCGGATGTCGGCGAGGCCGACGCGGTGCTGTACACCCACTCGCATGCCGATCATATCCACGGCATCGACGAGCTCCGCCAGTTCTTTCACAACAGCGGTCACCGCGTGCCAATCTACGCCGACGAGGAGACGGCGACCCGGCTGAAGGAAGCCTTCGGCTATTGTTTCGAGACGCCGCTGGGGTCCGGCTATCCTCCCATCGTCACCGAGCATAGGGTCGTCGCGGGGGAAGCCTTCTCGATCGAAGGTAAGGGTGGTTCCATCGAGGTGATGCCCTACGTGCAGACGCATGGCGATATCAACAGCATCGGCTATCGCTTCGGCGCGCTGGCCTATTCGTCCGATGTCAGCTCCATTCCCGACGAAAGCTGGCCGCTGATTGACGGTATCGACGTGTTCATCGTCGACGCGTTGCGCTATCGGCCACACGTCAGTCATTTCTCGGTCGATCAGGCGATTGAAGCTGGCCATCGCACCGGCGCGAAGCTGATCGTCCTTACCCACATGCATCATGATCTCGACTACCGCACCTTGGTCGCCGATCTTCCGGCCGGTGTCGTGCCGTCCTTCGATGGCATGGTGTTAGAGGCCGGCAAGGTGGTCGATCCGGCTGCGTGA
- the pcaQ gene encoding pca operon transcription factor PcaQ: MIACGVVAFRPPYHRLRTRADTDSTNVSWQRSGAPRYITAGYRGPDVIENRIKHRHLSSFVEVARLKSIGKAAVSLSISQPAVSKTIRELEEILGVELFDRSHRSVVLSYYGEVFLRFASASIAALRQGVESVELALQQGASIVRVGALASASSRVLPEAVSRFLSVSIGTTPQIITADNVSILNQLRGGELDFALGRMGSPSDMVGLAFEHLYTERVAVVARREHPLFAQGAKLGRLSDYVVVVPPPGSIIHDHAVELLIRLAVGPRLRHIDTVSTVFGRRFAIGSDAIWIAHYGEVVGDLVAGTLRELPVDTSDTFGPLGLIVRSGVPLALGAELMMAAIREVAGEVRAEGEH, encoded by the coding sequence ATGATTGCCTGTGGGGTGGTGGCATTCCGGCCACCCTACCACCGATTACGGACGAGGGCGGACACGGACTCGACCAATGTTTCATGGCAGAGGAGCGGTGCACCCCGTTACATAACGGCCGGTTATAGAGGGCCCGACGTGATTGAGAACCGTATCAAGCATAGGCATCTGAGTTCTTTCGTGGAAGTCGCCCGCCTGAAAAGCATTGGCAAGGCGGCGGTGTCGCTGTCCATCAGCCAACCGGCGGTGTCGAAAACCATCCGCGAACTCGAGGAAATTCTCGGGGTGGAGCTGTTCGATCGCAGCCACCGTTCGGTGGTGCTTTCCTATTATGGCGAGGTATTCCTGCGCTTTGCCAGTGCATCGATCGCCGCGCTGCGCCAAGGCGTCGAATCGGTCGAGCTGGCGCTACAACAAGGTGCATCCATCGTTCGGGTTGGGGCGCTCGCTTCGGCGTCGTCGCGTGTTCTGCCGGAGGCAGTGTCGCGTTTTCTCAGTGTCAGCATTGGAACGACACCGCAGATCATAACCGCCGATAACGTGTCCATTCTCAATCAATTGCGGGGTGGCGAACTGGATTTTGCGCTGGGACGCATGGGCTCGCCCTCGGACATGGTCGGCCTTGCCTTCGAGCATCTCTACACCGAGCGCGTCGCGGTGGTGGCGCGTCGGGAACATCCATTGTTCGCTCAAGGGGCCAAGCTGGGTCGCCTGTCCGATTATGTCGTCGTGGTGCCGCCGCCGGGTTCGATCATCCACGACCATGCCGTCGAACTCCTGATCCGCCTCGCGGTTGGGCCGCGGCTTCGACACATCGATACGGTGTCGACGGTATTCGGTCGGAGATTCGCTATCGGTAGCGATGCCATCTGGATCGCCCATTATGGCGAGGTGGTCGGCGATCTTGTGGCCGGCACGCTGCGCGAGTTGCCGGTCGATACGTCCGATACCTTTGGGCCGCTGGGGCTCATCGTTCGCTCAGGCGTGCCTCTTGCGCTGGGCGCCGAGCTGATGATGGCGGCCATCCGCGAGGTGGCAGGCGAAGTGCGGGCCGAGGGGGAGCATTGA
- a CDS encoding LL-diaminopimelate aminotransferase, with translation MSNNEFHKIKRLPPYVFEQVNRLKAAARASGADIVDLGMGNPDLPTARHVVDKLIETVQRPDTHGYSASRGIGGLRKAQAAYYARRFGVKLNPDTQIVATLGSKEGFANMAQAITAPGDVILCPNPSYPIHAFGFLMVGGVIRSVPVTPGPEFFHALERAVTHSIPKPLALVLCYPSNPTAEVVELDFYKDVVAFARKHEVFVLSDLAYSEIYFDGVPPPSILQAPGAMDVCVEFTSMSKTFSMAGWRMGFAVGNERLIAALARVKSYLDYGAFTPIQVAATAALNDPDADVHIEEVRQTYKRRRDVMVESFGRAGWDIPVPRASMFAWAPLPERFKSLGSLEFSKLLIEKAEVAVAPGVGFGEQGDDYVRIALVENEQRIRQAARGLRRFFDTADETMHNYAPISHTS, from the coding sequence ATGAGCAATAACGAGTTCCACAAGATCAAGCGCCTCCCGCCGTATGTCTTCGAGCAGGTCAACCGGCTCAAGGCTGCCGCGCGAGCTTCGGGCGCAGATATTGTCGACCTCGGCATGGGCAATCCTGATCTGCCCACCGCGCGTCACGTTGTCGACAAGCTGATAGAAACGGTGCAGCGGCCCGATACGCACGGCTATTCCGCTTCGCGCGGCATTGGCGGCCTTCGGAAAGCGCAGGCGGCCTACTACGCCCGCCGCTTCGGCGTGAAGCTCAACCCCGATACGCAGATCGTGGCGACGCTGGGTTCCAAGGAGGGCTTTGCCAACATGGCGCAGGCCATCACCGCGCCCGGCGATGTCATCCTCTGCCCCAATCCCTCCTATCCGATCCACGCCTTCGGCTTTCTGATGGTCGGTGGCGTCATCCGCTCGGTGCCGGTGACGCCGGGGCCGGAATTTTTCCATGCGCTTGAACGGGCTGTGACGCACTCCATCCCGAAGCCGCTCGCGCTTGTGCTCTGCTATCCGTCGAATCCGACGGCCGAGGTGGTCGAACTCGACTTCTACAAGGACGTGGTGGCCTTCGCACGCAAGCACGAGGTGTTCGTGCTCTCCGATCTGGCCTATTCGGAGATATATTTCGATGGCGTTCCTCCGCCATCGATACTACAGGCGCCGGGTGCCATGGATGTCTGCGTCGAGTTCACGTCGATGTCCAAGACCTTCTCCATGGCTGGCTGGCGCATGGGCTTTGCCGTGGGCAACGAGCGGCTGATCGCCGCGTTGGCGCGCGTCAAGTCCTATCTCGATTACGGCGCCTTCACGCCCATTCAGGTGGCCGCGACGGCCGCTCTCAACGATCCGGATGCCGACGTTCATATCGAAGAGGTGCGCCAGACCTATAAGCGTCGCCGCGATGTCATGGTGGAGAGCTTCGGTCGGGCCGGTTGGGATATTCCCGTGCCGCGCGCTTCGATGTTCGCCTGGGCGCCGTTGCCGGAGCGGTTCAAATCGCTCGGCAGTTTGGAGTTCTCCAAGCTGCTGATTGAGAAGGCGGAAGTCGCCGTCGCGCCCGGCGTTGGTTTCGGAGAGCAGGGCGACGATTACGTCCGTATCGCCCTCGTCGAGAACGAGCAGCGCATTCGGCAAGCGGCGCGCGGGCTCCGTCGATTCTTCGACACGGCCGACGAAACCATGCATAACTATGCACCGATCAGCCATACCAGCTGA
- a CDS encoding DsbA family oxidoreductase has translation MQKAKLQLDVIVDVVCPWCFLGKRRLDAAIADLDDLDIEVRYRPFQLDPTIPAEGVDREEYIIGKFGSADALDEAHARLFDLGTDVGISYAFDLIEKTPNTLNAHRLVRWAAAEGLGDAMLERLFSLFFEEGGDLTQADTLIAAAEQVGLDGDEVTMKLEDSADLDVVKAEIAHASHIGITGVPTVVVENKFAISGAQTSEVLVDALRRIASELGATKG, from the coding sequence ATGCAGAAAGCCAAGCTCCAACTCGACGTCATCGTCGATGTCGTCTGTCCCTGGTGCTTCCTTGGCAAGCGCCGGCTCGACGCGGCGATCGCCGACCTCGACGATCTCGACATCGAGGTCCGCTATCGGCCGTTCCAACTCGATCCGACCATTCCGGCCGAGGGCGTCGATCGCGAGGAATACATCATCGGAAAATTCGGCAGCGCGGACGCACTGGATGAGGCACACGCCCGGCTTTTCGATCTCGGCACCGACGTCGGTATCAGCTACGCCTTCGATCTGATCGAGAAGACACCCAATACGCTCAATGCCCATCGCCTCGTCCGTTGGGCGGCCGCCGAAGGACTGGGCGATGCCATGTTGGAGCGATTGTTCTCGCTGTTCTTCGAAGAAGGCGGCGACCTTACCCAAGCCGATACGCTGATCGCCGCCGCCGAACAGGTGGGCCTCGACGGCGACGAGGTGACCATGAAGCTAGAGGACAGCGCGGACCTCGACGTGGTCAAGGCTGAGATCGCTCATGCCAGCCATATTGGCATTACCGGCGTGCCGACCGTCGTAGTCGAGAACAAGTTTGCAATCTCCGGCGCCCAGACATCGGAGGTGCTGGTCGATGCCCTGCGCCGGATCGCATCCGAACTGGGCGCGACAAAAGGCTGA
- a CDS encoding cytochrome c biogenesis CcdA family protein: MDANVTLIAAFGAGLLSFVSPCVLPLVPPYLGFLTGASIEELTGEEMSHLAAKRRVAEVALSFVFGFTCVFVALGATASVFGQLLRQWSEVLGIVAGAFIVLMGLHFLGLFRVALFYREARFHHFQAKAGLGGAFLLGLAFAFGWTPCIGPVLATILSVAGSRDTVGDGALLLAVYSLGLGVPFLIAALFAARFVLFMRRFRCHFPLVERAMGGVLVITGALFLSGGMQRASFWLLENFPALSTIG; this comes from the coding sequence ATGGACGCGAACGTAACCCTGATCGCAGCATTCGGCGCTGGACTGCTCTCGTTTGTGAGCCCCTGCGTGCTGCCGCTCGTTCCGCCCTATCTCGGGTTCCTGACCGGCGCGTCGATCGAGGAATTGACCGGCGAGGAGATGAGCCATCTCGCCGCCAAACGGCGCGTCGCTGAGGTGGCGCTGTCATTCGTCTTTGGCTTTACCTGCGTCTTCGTAGCCCTTGGAGCCACCGCTTCGGTGTTCGGTCAGCTTCTTCGACAATGGTCGGAAGTTCTCGGAATCGTGGCCGGTGCGTTCATCGTCTTGATGGGGCTGCATTTTCTGGGGCTGTTTCGGGTGGCGCTGTTCTATCGCGAGGCTCGCTTTCATCATTTCCAGGCCAAGGCTGGCCTGGGCGGAGCGTTTTTGCTCGGGCTCGCTTTTGCGTTCGGCTGGACGCCGTGCATCGGTCCGGTGCTCGCCACCATCCTGTCGGTCGCCGGTAGCCGCGATACCGTCGGTGACGGCGCGTTGCTGCTCGCCGTCTATTCCCTTGGTCTCGGGGTTCCTTTCCTGATCGCCGCGCTGTTCGCGGCTCGTTTCGTGCTGTTCATGCGCCGTTTCCGCTGCCATTTTCCGTTGGTCGAGCGAGCTATGGGCGGCGTGCTGGTTATCACCGGCGCGCTGTTCCTGTCAGGCGGCATGCAGCGCGCGTCGTTCTGGCTTTTAGAAAACTTCCCGGCTCTCTCCACGATCGGTTGA
- a CDS encoding TatD family hydrolase, producing MIVDSHCHLDFPDFAGETDALIARAAAADVRLMVTIGTRVRDFSKVRAIAEAHPQVYCTVGTHPHEAEKEAEIAVAELVELAGHSKVIGIGEAGLDYFYDSSPRDVQAEVFRRHIAAARITGLPICIHSRDADADMATILEEESAKGAFPILLHCFSSGRELMERARALGAFFSFSGILTFKRSDDLRAIARDVPDDRLLVETDAPYLAPLPWRGKRNEPAYVAHTAKVLAEVKGVTPEEMAAATTANFARLFAKVPREAFAS from the coding sequence ATGATCGTCGACAGCCATTGCCACCTAGATTTTCCTGATTTCGCCGGCGAAACGGACGCGCTGATCGCCCGCGCGGCGGCGGCCGATGTGCGGCTCATGGTGACCATCGGCACGCGCGTCCGCGATTTTAGCAAGGTCCGGGCCATCGCAGAGGCGCACCCACAGGTCTATTGCACGGTTGGCACCCATCCGCACGAAGCGGAGAAGGAAGCGGAAATTGCCGTTGCCGAGCTGGTGGAGCTCGCCGGTCATTCCAAGGTAATCGGTATTGGCGAGGCCGGACTCGACTATTTCTATGATTCCTCGCCGCGCGATGTGCAGGCAGAGGTTTTCCGCCGCCATATCGCGGCGGCCCGGATCACCGGCCTGCCGATCTGCATTCATTCGCGCGACGCCGACGCCGACATGGCCACTATTTTGGAAGAGGAGTCGGCGAAGGGGGCCTTTCCGATTCTCCTGCACTGCTTCTCATCCGGTCGCGAGCTGATGGAGCGGGCAAGGGCGCTTGGCGCCTTCTTCTCCTTTTCCGGCATCCTGACGTTCAAGCGCTCCGATGATCTCCGCGCCATCGCCCGCGACGTGCCGGACGACCGCCTTCTGGTCGAAACCGATGCGCCTTATCTGGCGCCGCTGCCTTGGCGTGGTAAGCGCAACGAGCCGGCCTACGTGGCGCATACGGCCAAGGTGCTCGCCGAAGTGAAGGGCGTTACGCCGGAGGAGATGGCGGCGGCGACGACCGCCAATTTCGCCCGTCTGTTCGCCAAAGTACCGCGCGAGGCGTTCGCATCATGA
- a CDS encoding homoserine dehydrogenase, with protein sequence MGKPLRLGIAGLGTVGASVVRIVQSNLSSLTLRAGRPVAITAVSARDRNRDRGINVSGFAWYDDPVAMVADPNVDVVIELIGGASGAAENVVRSALAAGKPVITANKALLARHGVELARLAEAAGLSIGFEAAVAGGIPVIKTLKESLAGNTVTGIVGILNGTCNYILTRMEKEHLSFETCLAEAQRLGYAEADPTFDVGGFDTAHKLAILTSLAFGTELDADAIYVEGITSISLDDIKAAEELGYRIKLLGVARRTDSGIEARVNPAMVPKKSVVAQTSGVLNAVAFDGDALGEVVLVGPGAGGNATASSVIADIVDAARGHRTPVFGLPVNELMPYQKAEIQAHKGGYYVRLSVYDRPGAFAGIAKSMADRDISLESIVQHRRSVDDDAAGHTGAPQPVVLITYATRETEIRAALAAIEAAGHIAEKPTLIRIESL encoded by the coding sequence ATGGGTAAACCGCTTCGCCTTGGCATCGCCGGTCTCGGGACCGTCGGCGCGTCCGTCGTTCGCATCGTCCAGTCCAATCTCAGCTCGCTGACGCTGAGAGCCGGTCGGCCGGTGGCGATCACGGCCGTGTCGGCGCGTGACCGCAACCGCGATCGAGGCATCAACGTGAGCGGGTTTGCCTGGTACGACGATCCGGTGGCCATGGTTGCTGATCCGAACGTCGACGTGGTGATCGAACTGATCGGCGGTGCATCCGGCGCCGCCGAAAATGTGGTGCGCTCGGCGCTTGCCGCCGGCAAGCCGGTGATCACCGCCAATAAAGCGCTGCTTGCCCGGCATGGCGTCGAACTCGCCCGGCTCGCGGAAGCGGCCGGCCTTTCGATAGGGTTCGAGGCAGCGGTAGCCGGCGGTATTCCGGTGATCAAGACGCTCAAGGAAAGCCTTGCCGGCAATACCGTCACCGGCATCGTCGGCATTTTGAACGGCACCTGCAACTACATCCTGACCCGGATGGAGAAGGAGCATCTGTCCTTCGAGACCTGTCTCGCCGAAGCGCAGCGGCTGGGTTATGCCGAGGCCGACCCGACCTTCGACGTTGGCGGCTTCGACACCGCCCACAAGCTCGCCATCCTGACGAGCCTTGCCTTTGGCACGGAACTCGACGCGGACGCCATTTATGTCGAGGGCATCACCTCGATTTCGCTCGACGATATCAAGGCGGCCGAGGAACTGGGCTACCGCATCAAGCTTCTGGGCGTGGCACGCCGGACCGACAGCGGCATTGAAGCACGAGTCAATCCGGCCATGGTCCCCAAGAAATCGGTGGTGGCGCAGACGTCCGGCGTTCTCAATGCCGTCGCTTTCGACGGCGATGCGCTCGGCGAGGTGGTGCTGGTTGGTCCCGGCGCCGGTGGCAACGCCACGGCATCATCGGTGATCGCCGACATCGTCGATGCCGCGCGCGGCCATCGGACCCCGGTATTCGGATTGCCGGTGAACGAACTCATGCCTTACCAAAAGGCCGAGATTCAGGCACACAAGGGCGGTTACTACGTGCGCCTTTCCGTCTACGACCGGCCCGGCGCCTTCGCCGGCATCGCCAAGAGCATGGCCGATCGCGACATCTCGCTCGAATCCATCGTTCAGCATCGACGCTCGGTCGACGACGATGCCGCCGGCCATACTGGTGCACCGCAGCCGGTGGTGCTCATCACCTATGCCACGCGCGAGACGGAAATCCGCGCCGCGCTCGCGGCCATCGAGGCGGCTGGTCATATCGCAGAGAAGCCGACGCTGATCCGCATCGAAAGCCTGTAG
- the recG gene encoding ATP-dependent DNA helicase RecG gives MRPDLLNPLFQPLTSLPGVGPRTAPKLEKLLGPGGEAARGAVVLDLLFHIPTGVIDRSHEALIESAPEGAIVTLRVHVDRHRPTPAQSRAPYRIAVHDESGELTVTYFRADKGWLEKLYPVGETVLISGRIERFNGAPQMTHPDHVVLEAEADKLPRIEPVYPMTEGVGGRLLARLADAALAHLPALPEWLDDAHRRREGWPSFAEALRYLHKPEAAEETDEPSPALARLAYDELLANQLALALVRRQLKGTVNRPSLPNGNIAGRLRDALPFRLTSSQDSAIIDVVADLSAPSRMVRLIQGDVGSGKTMVALFAAAAAVEAGGQVAMMAPTELLARQHAHSMANLAETAGLRLALLTGGDRAKSRRETLERIAAGEVDVVVGTHALFQSAVEFRNLTLAVVDEQHRFGVHQRLALSAKGPTTDLLVMTATPIPRTLMLAYFGDMDVSRLTEKPAGRKPIATVTVPQERIGEIVERITSAIRLEGAKIYWVCPLVEESESIDLAAAEERYADLRQYFGDDVALVHGRMKAVEKDAAMARFKSGEAHILVATTVIEVGVDVPDATVMVIEHAERFGLAQLHQLRGRVGRGEKSSACVLLYKGPLGETAKARLTVMRDTEDGFRIAEEDLKLRGGGELLGTRQSGMPGFRFVRAEHHGALMETARDDASLLLARDAGLAGSRGEALRLLLYLFGRDEAVRLIRAG, from the coding sequence ATGCGTCCCGATCTCCTCAATCCGCTTTTTCAGCCACTCACCTCGCTTCCCGGCGTTGGCCCGCGCACAGCGCCCAAGCTGGAGAAACTGCTCGGCCCCGGCGGCGAGGCGGCACGCGGTGCCGTGGTACTCGACCTCCTGTTCCACATCCCGACCGGGGTCATTGATCGGAGTCATGAGGCTCTGATCGAATCGGCACCGGAGGGGGCGATCGTTACGCTGCGGGTCCATGTTGACCGACATCGTCCGACGCCCGCGCAGTCGCGGGCGCCCTACCGCATCGCCGTCCACGATGAGAGTGGCGAACTCACCGTCACCTACTTCCGCGCCGACAAAGGCTGGCTGGAGAAACTCTATCCGGTCGGAGAAACGGTGCTGATCTCCGGCCGCATCGAGCGCTTCAACGGCGCGCCACAGATGACCCATCCCGACCATGTGGTGCTTGAGGCCGAGGCGGACAAACTGCCACGTATCGAGCCGGTCTACCCGATGACCGAGGGTGTAGGCGGCCGATTGCTCGCCCGTCTGGCCGATGCGGCGCTCGCTCACTTGCCTGCATTGCCGGAATGGCTCGACGATGCGCATCGCCGCCGTGAAGGCTGGCCGTCCTTTGCCGAGGCCCTACGGTATCTGCACAAGCCTGAAGCTGCCGAGGAGACCGACGAGCCAAGCCCTGCCCTTGCCCGCCTCGCCTATGATGAACTGCTCGCCAACCAGTTGGCCTTAGCCCTCGTAAGGCGCCAGCTCAAAGGCACGGTCAACCGGCCGAGCCTGCCCAACGGCAACATCGCCGGTCGCCTTCGCGATGCCCTGCCCTTTCGTCTCACAAGTTCTCAGGACTCCGCCATCATCGACGTGGTCGCCGACCTTTCGGCGCCGTCACGCATGGTGCGGCTCATCCAGGGCGATGTTGGGTCGGGAAAGACCATGGTGGCCCTGTTTGCCGCGGCAGCGGCCGTAGAGGCCGGTGGGCAGGTGGCGATGATGGCGCCGACCGAACTACTCGCCCGCCAGCACGCCCATTCCATGGCCAACCTGGCCGAAACGGCAGGCCTCAGGCTCGCCCTTCTGACCGGCGGCGACCGAGCGAAAAGCCGACGCGAGACGCTGGAACGGATTGCCGCCGGCGAGGTCGACGTCGTCGTCGGCACTCACGCGCTGTTCCAGTCGGCGGTGGAATTCCGCAACCTGACGCTGGCCGTCGTCGATGAACAGCACCGCTTCGGCGTCCATCAACGGCTGGCGCTGTCGGCCAAGGGACCGACCACCGACCTTCTCGTCATGACGGCGACGCCCATTCCGCGCACGCTGATGCTTGCCTATTTCGGCGACATGGACGTCTCTCGCCTGACCGAAAAGCCGGCCGGCCGCAAACCGATCGCCACCGTCACCGTGCCGCAAGAGCGCATCGGCGAAATCGTCGAGCGCATCACCTCGGCTATCCGGTTGGAAGGCGCCAAGATCTACTGGGTGTGCCCGCTGGTTGAAGAGAGCGAAAGCATCGATCTGGCCGCCGCGGAGGAGCGCTACGCCGATCTCAGACAGTACTTTGGTGACGACGTGGCCCTCGTCCACGGCCGCATGAAGGCAGTCGAAAAGGACGCCGCCATGGCTCGCTTCAAGAGCGGTGAGGCGCACATCCTGGTGGCCACCACGGTGATCGAGGTGGGGGTCGACGTCCCGGACGCCACCGTCATGGTCATCGAGCATGCCGAGCGCTTCGGCCTGGCCCAACTTCACCAGTTGCGCGGCCGAGTCGGGCGTGGCGAAAAGTCGTCAGCCTGCGTACTGCTCTACAAAGGGCCGCTCGGCGAAACGGCCAAAGCCCGGCTGACTGTCATGCGCGACACAGAAGACGGTTTCCGCATCGCGGAAGAAGACCTGAAGCTGAGGGGCGGCGGTGAGCTCCTGGGTACCCGGCAAAGCGGCATGCCCGGTTTTCGCTTCGTAAGGGCCGAACATCACGGCGCGCTGATGGAAACGGCGCGCGATGACGCGTCGCTGCTGCTCGCCCGCGACGCCGGCCTCGCCGGCTCACGCGGAGAGGCCTTGCGGCTGCTGCTTTACCTTTTCGGCCGCGACGAGGCTGTGCGGTTGATCCGCGCCGGTTAA